A window from Sceloporus undulatus isolate JIND9_A2432 ecotype Alabama chromosome 8, SceUnd_v1.1, whole genome shotgun sequence encodes these proteins:
- the DNAAF5 gene encoding dynein axonemal assembly factor 5, producing the protein MAEASGDHSPRAAELVQALSGPLAALQEGQEGGSRGARLQALARVREVALEAPWPPSLLQEVFETRLLRPLLRCLVSDPAERCRELALELTRQGLSRGGQPSKALPFLMPALAQRLSSWPEGHGEPCEELRLGLLQLLAQLLRGCEGQALAPYLPEILGVLRGALLDPNPQAKRQASDAAVLAAKALPEHFHLQSESLITPLMQAISHQHYRVRVAVIQATGAVIQFGNVKSLDDVLSHLAQRCFDDIPQVREAVISVIGEWLLHLRDRYSYFHKLIPLLLSGLTDEMHENKELTLTYWKKIGLQWEKENEEDIKDKLDFYSVPPYYPPGLTRPELGCRELVTRHLFKILPGLCNDLTDWVDGTRIKASQLLVILLQHVEDHITQHMDSLLRALYRVCSDEESIVVRNCLKAAELIGAFVSPAVSLKLIVSDLEKTPMTSYLMVLAAVIRGSPKKILQPHLVYVANMLSQPEVTQRSEEVFYVTQLFSCVEALIEVCQEDCKEISLQLTKILITILAIPPNIGHLHVKLEEAMNTLAEVQHLEGTVNLYRQHIAQLMEWVSLTHDRWTCYSPELLQLDVIATHSGPVIGEALQDFIPILQTGLQTSIDPRVRLKLFMTLSQLLQKPNETVNSQGQFCNYLEIVIKDILAPNLQWQAGRTAAAIRTTAVSCLWALIYSELLSPEEMTRVGGELMPKIIATLGEDSKMTRLLSCRIIGTFLDSCGKQFELAKIYPEILNRLEDTSHDVRLTAAKALTSWFKCINDDEKKALLKNNIRLVYEVLLVHLDDPDQNIQAAILDTLKEGGTLYPDILAKEIEAVVYKHRTPTYCDQLLLHIESTGWRYSES; encoded by the exons ATGGCCGAGGCGTCGGGGGACCACTCTCCTCGGGCGGCGGAGCTGGTCCAGGCGCTGTCGGGGCCTCTGGCCGCCTTGCAGGAGGGGCAGGAGGGCGGCTCCCGCGGGGCCCGGCTGCAGGCCTTGGCTCGGGTCCGGGAAGTGGCGCTGGAGGCGCCATGGCCGCCGTCGCTGCTGCAGGAGGTCTTCGAGACGAGGCTGCTCCGTCCGCTGCTGCGCTGCTTGGTGTCGGACCCGGCGGAGCGATGCCGGGAGCTGGCCCTAGAGCTGACCCGCCAGGGCTTGAGCCGCGGGGGGCAACCCTCCAAGGCGCTCCCCTTCCTCATGCCGGCCTTGGCCCAGCGCCTCTCCTCTTGGCCCGAAGGCCACGGCGAGCCCTGCGAGGAGCTCCGCCTGGGCCTCCTCCAGCTCCTGGCCCAGCTGCTCCGGGGCTGCGAGGGCCAGGCCTTGGCGCCTTACTTGCCCGAGATCCTCGGCGTCCTCCGCGGCGCCCTCCTCGACCCCAACCCTCAGGCCAAGCGCCAGGCCTCCGACGCCGCCGTCCTCGCCGCCAAGGCCCTGCCAG AACATTTTCACCTGCAGTCAGAAAGCTTGATCACTCCCTTAATGCAAGCAATTTCTCACCAACATTATCGGGTCCGTGTTGCTGTCATTCAGGCCACAGGTGCAGTGATACAGTTTGGCAATGTGAAGTCTCTGGACGATGTCCTTTCCCACCTGGCCCAACGGTGTTTTGATGATATCCCACAG GTTAGGGAAGCTGTTATCAGTGTCATTGGAGAGTGGCTATTGCATCTGCGGGATCGATACTCTTACTTTCACAAGTTAATTCCTCTGCTGCTCAGTGGCCTTACTGATGAAATGCATGAAAACAA GGAGTTGACTCTCACTTACTGGAAGAAAATAGGTCTGCaatgggaaaaagaaaatgaagaagataTTAAGGATAAACTTGACTTTTATTCTGTACCACCTTATTATCCTCCAGGAT TAACACGTCCAGAACTGGGGTGTCGGGAACTTGTGACCAGACACTTGTTCAAAATACTTCCAGGTCTCTGCAATGATTTAACTGACTGGGTTGATGGCACCAGAATAAAGGCATCCCAGCTTCTGGTTATACTTTTGCAGCATGTGGAGGACCACATTACACAACATATGGACTCTCTTCTCAGGGCCTTGTACCGTGTGTGCTCAGATGAAGAAAGTATTGTGGTTAGGAAT TGTTTGAAAGCAGCAGAGCTGATTGGAGCTTTTGTCAGCCCAGCAGTGTCTCTGAAATTAATAGTTTCTGACCTCGAAAAAACACCCATGACTTCTTACCTCATGGTTCTAGCAGCGGTGATACGTGGTTCCCCAAAGAAAATCTTGCAGCCTCATTTGGTGTACGTTGCCAACATGCTATCCCAACCCGAAGTAACTCAGCGATCTGAAGAG GTTTTTTATGTGACGCAATTATTCTCCTGTGTGGAAGCTCTCATTGAAGTGTGCCAAGAAGACTGTAAAGAAATAAGTCTCCAGCTAACAAAGATTTTAATCACAATATTGGCAATACCACCAAATATTGGACATTTACATGTAAAG TTAGAAGAAGCCATGAACACATTGGCTGAGGTGCAGCATTTAGAAGGTACTGTCAACCTGTACCGACAACATATAGCTCAGCTTATGGAATGGGTATCTTTAACTCATGATCGCTGGACTTGTTACTCTCCAGAATTACTGCAGTTGGATGTAATTGCCACTCATTCAG GCCCTGTAATAGGTGAGGCCCTTCAGGATTTTATTCCCATTCTTCAAACAGGCCTTCAGACATCCATAGACCCTCGGGTACGTCTGAAACTGTTTATGACATTATCCCAGTTGCTTCAGAAGCCAAATGAGACTGTCAATTCTCAAGG GCAGTTCTGTAACTACCTTGAGATTGTGATAAAAGACATCCTGGCTCCTAATCTGCAGTGGCAAGCTGGAAGAACAGCAGCTGCCATTCGCACGACGGCTGTCTCATGCCTCTGGGCTCTTATTTACAGCGAACTGCTTTCTCCAGAAGAG ATGACACGCGTTGGAGGTGAACTGATGCCTAAGATCATTGCCACGCTGGGAGAGGATTCTAAAATGACACGCTTACTGTCCTGTCGGATTATTGGCACATTTTTGGACAGCTGTGGGAAACAGTTTGAACTCGCCAAAATTTATCCAG AAATCCTAAACCGTTTGGAAGATACATCCCATGATGTCCGCCTGACTGCTGCTAAAGCCTTGACTAGTTGGTTCAAATGTATAAATGATGATGAAAAAAAAGCCCTGTTGAAAAACAATATTCGGCTTGTATATGAGGTACTCTTGGTTCACCTGGATGACCCTGACCAAAACATCCAAGCAGCTATTTTAG ATACTTTGAAAGAAGGAGGTACTCTCTACCCAGACATCTTGGCAAAAGAAATTGAAGCCGTTGTGTATAAACATCGCACTCCAACCTACTGTGATCAACTGCTGTTACACATCGAATCAACCGGCTGGAGATATTCAGAGTCATAA